In Spirochaetota bacterium, one DNA window encodes the following:
- a CDS encoding acyl-CoA dehydrogenase — protein MSGKSPSGGFRGRANNAGGTIMDFGLTEEQLIIKDTFKAFCDKELSWEYVKWMDENVDFPPDELWQKFVDIGLFGGAVPEEYGGQGLGQIETMLAFEQICKKSMSVALAVGVTSGFGVRFIGELGTKEQKEKYLPLIAQGKYKTCMALTEPGGGTDILGALSTTAEEKSDRFVINGQKVFITGAHVADGLVTICKTEKDAKKTGSWSTFIVPGGSKGITINKIGKISCHHCESVEIFFDNVEVPRENMLGTRGNAFYEIMTVLNPERIGVAMMGVGIIAAIYEASMRYVQERTAFGGPISRFQILQNYLADMFINLENSRNLTYKSAWLCDNRKPYHLEATMAKLVAAEGARHAGTYGSEIFGGYGICNEYPVSMFLRDAYQIQFSPISNEMSRNMLMQFQGLPKSWA, from the coding sequence ATGTCTGGTAAGTCCCCCTCCGGGGGATTTAGGGGGCGGGCAAACAATGCAGGAGGAACAATCATGGATTTCGGATTAACGGAAGAGCAACTCATAATTAAGGACACCTTCAAGGCTTTTTGCGACAAGGAGCTCTCGTGGGAGTATGTCAAGTGGATGGACGAGAATGTGGATTTCCCTCCCGACGAGCTCTGGCAGAAGTTCGTCGACATAGGCCTGTTCGGCGGCGCGGTCCCGGAGGAATACGGGGGACAGGGCCTTGGCCAGATTGAAACCATGCTCGCGTTCGAGCAGATTTGCAAAAAATCCATGTCGGTCGCGCTGGCGGTGGGCGTCACGAGCGGTTTCGGTGTCCGTTTTATCGGCGAGCTCGGAACGAAAGAGCAGAAGGAGAAATACCTCCCTCTTATCGCGCAGGGAAAATACAAGACCTGCATGGCCCTCACGGAGCCCGGGGGAGGCACCGACATCCTGGGGGCGCTTTCGACGACCGCGGAAGAGAAGAGCGATCGCTTTGTGATTAACGGACAGAAGGTGTTCATCACGGGCGCCCACGTGGCCGATGGGCTCGTGACGATATGCAAAACGGAGAAGGACGCGAAGAAAACCGGATCGTGGTCGACGTTCATAGTGCCGGGCGGGTCGAAGGGAATTACGATCAACAAGATCGGCAAGATAAGCTGCCATCACTGCGAATCGGTGGAGATATTCTTCGACAATGTCGAGGTGCCCAGGGAAAACATGCTGGGTACGCGCGGTAACGCATTCTACGAGATCATGACGGTGCTGAATCCGGAACGGATCGGCGTGGCCATGATGGGCGTAGGCATAATCGCGGCGATCTACGAAGCCTCGATGCGGTATGTGCAGGAGCGCACCGCGTTCGGCGGTCCCATCAGCCGCTTCCAGATTCTCCAGAACTATCTCGCCGATATGTTCATCAACCTGGAAAATTCCAGGAACCTTACCTACAAATCGGCCTGGCTCTGCGATAACAGGAAACCGTACCACCTTGAGGCGACCATGGCCAAGCTCGTCGCCGCGGAAGGGGCGCGCCACGCGGGCACGTACGGCTCCGAGATATTCGGGGGTTACGGCATATGCAATGAGTACCCCGTGTCGATGTTCCTGCGCGACGCCTACCAGATACAGTTCTCGCCCATATCAAACGAGATGAGCCGCAACATGCTCATGCAGTTCCAGGGACTGCCGAAATCCTGGGCATAG
- a CDS encoding long-chain-fatty-acid--CoA ligase, which translates to MYTLGDLPRNGALYFPDSAAVVYEGTRLTYREFNNRVNRCANALIRLGYKKGDRLCVMADNCAKYLEVYFGAAKIGMSVTPINVRLGDQELVYIANHCEAILFIVGDEYEERAGKMKGELGRIKQWITLDNPVEDFLDYEEVLKKSSDAEPDPDLYNVQEDDLAVLMYTGGTTGLPKGVMLSHRSCMLAGITAAVGMEFTRKDSTCYVLPIFHVSWWPILAIFFVYGKVCINRKPNLDKIFQLIQDEKCTHMNLVPTIYGWMVDYPNVDKYDLSSLRVCSYAGSPFPTEVLKKCIKKFGNKFCQGYGATETAGAAIAMLAPEDHHLEGPQSKYLVSAGKASPCSRVKIVDPDDKTVPPGERGEICAKGKHIMMGYWKNPDANASALVDGWYHTGDIGYMDGDGYLYMTDRKADMIISGGENVYPAEVENVIYQHPAVFECSVVSAPDPKWGEIVQAVVVLKPGAKATEEEIMEHCKKTLAGYKCPKAVAFWESIPKTIIGKIIKKDIKAKFWEGRERTIS; encoded by the coding sequence ATGTATACGCTTGGTGATCTTCCCAGAAACGGGGCACTGTATTTTCCGGATTCTGCAGCAGTCGTATATGAAGGGACACGGCTCACCTACAGGGAATTCAATAACAGGGTCAACCGCTGTGCGAATGCCCTGATCAGGCTTGGCTACAAGAAGGGTGACCGGCTGTGCGTCATGGCCGACAATTGTGCAAAATATCTCGAGGTGTATTTCGGCGCGGCGAAGATCGGGATGTCGGTGACTCCTATTAACGTCCGGCTTGGAGACCAGGAGCTGGTGTATATCGCCAACCATTGCGAGGCGATCCTTTTTATAGTGGGCGACGAGTACGAGGAGCGTGCCGGTAAAATGAAGGGGGAGCTCGGCCGGATAAAGCAGTGGATCACCCTGGATAATCCCGTGGAGGACTTTCTTGATTATGAAGAAGTTCTCAAAAAATCCTCCGACGCAGAACCCGATCCCGATCTGTACAACGTCCAGGAAGACGATCTGGCGGTGCTCATGTACACGGGCGGAACGACCGGGCTTCCCAAGGGGGTCATGCTGAGCCACAGAAGCTGCATGTTGGCGGGGATCACCGCGGCGGTCGGCATGGAGTTTACCAGGAAGGACTCGACCTGTTATGTGCTTCCGATCTTTCACGTGTCATGGTGGCCGATACTCGCGATATTTTTCGTATACGGCAAGGTGTGCATAAACAGGAAGCCCAACCTCGACAAGATTTTCCAGCTCATCCAGGACGAGAAATGCACGCATATGAACCTGGTCCCCACGATCTACGGATGGATGGTGGATTACCCGAACGTCGACAAGTATGACCTTTCCAGCCTCAGGGTGTGCTCCTACGCGGGGAGCCCGTTCCCTACCGAGGTGCTTAAAAAGTGCATAAAGAAATTCGGGAACAAGTTCTGCCAGGGCTACGGCGCGACGGAGACGGCGGGCGCCGCCATCGCGATGCTGGCGCCGGAGGACCATCATCTTGAAGGTCCCCAATCGAAATACCTGGTGAGCGCCGGAAAGGCGTCGCCCTGTTCCCGGGTAAAGATCGTCGACCCGGACGATAAAACCGTCCCTCCGGGGGAACGGGGAGAGATCTGCGCGAAGGGCAAACATATCATGATGGGATACTGGAAGAACCCGGACGCGAACGCCTCCGCGCTTGTGGACGGATGGTATCACACCGGCGACATCGGTTACATGGACGGGGACGGCTACCTCTACATGACGGATCGGAAGGCGGACATGATCATCTCAGGCGGGGAGAACGTGTACCCGGCCGAGGTGGAAAACGTGATCTATCAGCACCCGGCGGTGTTTGAGTGTTCGGTCGTATCGGCCCCCGATCCGAAGTGGGGCGAGATCGTTCAGGCGGTTGTGGTTCTCAAACCAGGAGCGAAGGCTACGGAGGAGGAGATCATGGAACACTGCAAGAAAACGCTCGCGGGGTACAAGTGCCCCAAGGCGGTCGCTTTCTGGGAATCGATTCCCAAGACGATCATCGGGAAGATCATCAAGAAAGATATCAAGGCGAAGTTCTGGGAAGGACGGGAAAGGACGATCAGTTAG
- a CDS encoding SDR family oxidoreductase, with translation MKSKSDINGSDTLKGKTALVTGASRGLGREIALSLGRAGARVIVTDLLLEDEQRDPAELDAYSPLAGHFARNKVVKTRETAREICEMDTTAIARKLDVTNIAEIEAVAAEAERDFGGVDILVSNAALMDNFGDLEEQTIERWERDLRVNLTGAFNCTKAVWPMMKRKGWGRVIYISSIAGLMGAWRQPSYGATKAGLIGLAKSLAIEGGRLGITVNAICPGFIETEAVKLQAPEISERIKKGTPLHRFGRPDEIGKLAVFLASDASSFMTGAAIPVTGGLDLLKF, from the coding sequence ATGAAAAGTAAAAGCGACATCAACGGCTCAGATACGTTAAAAGGCAAAACAGCCCTGGTCACCGGCGCTTCACGGGGCCTGGGGCGGGAGATCGCCCTGTCCCTCGGGAGGGCAGGGGCGCGCGTGATCGTAACCGACCTGTTGCTTGAGGATGAACAGCGGGATCCCGCGGAGCTGGACGCGTACAGTCCCCTCGCCGGACATTTCGCCAGGAATAAAGTCGTTAAAACCAGGGAAACCGCGCGCGAGATTTGTGAAATGGATACGACGGCCATTGCCAGGAAACTGGATGTAACGAATATAGCGGAAATCGAAGCCGTGGCTGCGGAGGCTGAGCGTGATTTCGGCGGGGTCGATATACTGGTCAGCAATGCGGCGCTCATGGACAATTTCGGCGACCTGGAGGAACAGACGATCGAGCGATGGGAACGGGACCTGCGCGTCAATCTGACGGGAGCCTTCAATTGCACGAAAGCGGTGTGGCCAATGATGAAGCGGAAGGGATGGGGCAGAGTCATTTATATCTCATCAATCGCCGGTCTTATGGGCGCGTGGAGGCAGCCCTCCTATGGCGCGACCAAGGCGGGCCTCATAGGGCTTGCGAAATCCCTTGCCATCGAGGGGGGAAGATTGGGTATAACGGTGAACGCGATCTGCCCGGGCTTCATCGAAACGGAGGCGGTGAAACTGCAGGCTCCGGAAATATCGGAACGGATCAAAAAGGGAACACCCCTGCATAGATTCGGCAGACCCGATGAGATCGGGAAGCTGGCCGTTTTTCTCGCGTCGGACGCTTCATCATTTATGACCGGTGCGGCCATTCCGGTGACCGGGGGGCTGGATTTGCTGAAATTCTGA
- a CDS encoding CoA transferase subunit A yields the protein MKLTAIKGNNVNLQSGSNELFSNPDPDTAREFFRSKSRAMVNKVTTAREAVKTLLNDGDYLAIGGFGANRIPTAILHEICRQGKKNLAFAGHTSTHDMQILVAGGCIDRLDAAYIIGLEARGLSPNARRAVESGSIKLTEWTNATLSWRIKAAAMGLSYVPARNLMGTDTFRYSASKEVLCPFTGKKLVAHPALYPDLAAIHVHECDIYGNARVFGASVSDQDLARASKRVILTAERIIHNDEIRRKPHETFIPFWCVDAVVEVPYGSYPGNMPYEYFSDEEYLKQWLTIEKDPDGFRKFFNEQIMETTDFNGYLGLNGGIDKMLKLRAIEHMIDKA from the coding sequence ATGAAACTGACCGCCATTAAGGGCAACAATGTGAATCTGCAATCCGGATCGAACGAGCTGTTTTCCAATCCCGATCCCGATACGGCGAGGGAGTTTTTCAGAAGCAAATCCCGCGCCATGGTGAACAAGGTAACCACGGCCCGCGAAGCGGTGAAAACGCTTCTCAACGACGGGGACTATCTCGCTATCGGCGGATTCGGCGCGAACAGAATTCCCACGGCGATACTGCACGAGATATGCCGGCAGGGGAAAAAGAACCTGGCGTTCGCGGGGCATACGTCCACCCACGATATGCAGATACTCGTCGCGGGCGGATGCATCGACAGGCTCGACGCGGCCTACATCATAGGGCTCGAGGCACGTGGCCTTTCGCCTAACGCTCGCAGGGCGGTGGAAAGCGGAAGCATAAAACTTACCGAATGGACCAATGCGACGCTGTCATGGCGGATCAAGGCCGCGGCCATGGGACTCTCGTACGTCCCCGCGCGCAACCTCATGGGAACCGACACGTTCAGGTACAGCGCCTCGAAGGAAGTGCTCTGTCCCTTTACCGGTAAAAAGCTCGTTGCGCACCCGGCCCTGTATCCCGATCTCGCCGCGATTCATGTTCATGAATGCGATATCTACGGCAACGCGAGGGTGTTCGGCGCTTCAGTATCGGACCAGGACCTTGCCAGGGCGTCAAAGCGTGTGATTCTCACCGCTGAACGGATCATTCATAATGATGAGATCAGGAGGAAACCGCACGAGACGTTCATACCATTCTGGTGCGTGGACGCGGTCGTCGAGGTGCCTTACGGGAGCTATCCGGGCAATATGCCCTACGAGTATTTCTCCGATGAAGAATATCTCAAACAATGGCTCACGATCGAAAAGGATCCCGATGGATTCAGGAAGTTCTTTAATGAACAGATCATGGAAACAACTGATTTTAATGGATACCTCGGTTTGAACGGAGGCATTGATAAAATGCTGAAGCTGCGGGCGATCGAGCATATGATAGATAAAGCATAG
- a CDS encoding NADH:flavin oxidoreductase, producing the protein MSFSKLFEPIQIGSMEVKNRIAMAPMNMGYTDPLGYPGDQVLAHYAMRARGGFGLLITEAVIINPHAWYGGDAMNVSQLTDYRFYRFWSKVVETVHTYDKCKICIQLSPGWGRQGHPPVTSPHVYPAAPSAIPLHIDLRNLMSNKGWETQLKKRIDTSFAGGIDFTELIKMPDEMYFSDDVQLNLKKMVMGVSEELYHIIWREAPREITVEEIVEMEDRMAAQAEAAFQLGFDAVELHSPHGYLIHQFLSPMMNKRVDDYGGSVENRARILTNMIKKIRKRVGNDKPVLCRLSGADLQPGGATHEEMCQIAALCKDAGVNAINISQGSYQTSGSTFAYNGEGDFSKWAKGFKEATGLPTIAPNFVTPHAALKAITEDSVDIISLGRQSIADPFWPVKVKENRVKDIVKCTRCQQCYAHFIFNKWLHCAVNPTAGRERFFPDLWMKGSKLESRIAKFKEKAEDLPQI; encoded by the coding sequence ATGAGTTTTAGCAAGCTTTTCGAGCCCATTCAAATCGGGAGTATGGAAGTGAAAAACCGTATCGCCATGGCTCCCATGAACATGGGATATACCGATCCCCTGGGATATCCCGGGGACCAGGTGCTCGCCCATTACGCAATGCGCGCGCGGGGCGGTTTCGGTCTCCTCATCACCGAGGCCGTCATCATCAATCCCCATGCCTGGTACGGCGGCGATGCGATGAATGTGTCGCAGTTGACCGACTACCGTTTCTATCGATTCTGGAGCAAGGTGGTAGAGACGGTGCACACATATGACAAGTGCAAGATATGCATCCAGTTGAGTCCGGGATGGGGAAGACAGGGGCATCCGCCTGTAACCAGTCCTCATGTGTATCCGGCCGCGCCCTCTGCGATTCCCCTGCATATAGATCTTAGAAATCTTATGAGCAACAAGGGATGGGAGACCCAGCTTAAGAAAAGGATCGATACTTCGTTCGCGGGCGGCATCGATTTCACCGAATTGATAAAGATGCCCGATGAAATGTATTTTTCGGACGATGTTCAATTGAACCTGAAAAAGATGGTCATGGGGGTTTCGGAAGAGCTGTACCATATCATCTGGCGGGAGGCGCCGCGCGAGATAACCGTCGAAGAGATTGTGGAAATGGAGGACCGCATGGCGGCGCAGGCCGAAGCGGCCTTTCAGCTCGGATTCGACGCGGTGGAGCTTCACAGCCCCCACGGCTACCTGATTCACCAGTTCCTGTCTCCCATGATGAACAAGCGCGTGGACGACTACGGCGGAAGCGTCGAAAACAGGGCGCGGATCCTGACCAATATGATCAAAAAAATCCGTAAGAGGGTCGGCAATGACAAACCGGTATTGTGCCGGCTCAGCGGCGCCGATCTCCAGCCCGGCGGCGCGACCCATGAGGAGATGTGTCAGATTGCCGCACTGTGTAAGGACGCCGGCGTGAACGCGATCAATATATCACAAGGGAGCTATCAGACCTCCGGCAGCACGTTCGCGTATAACGGAGAGGGCGATTTTTCGAAATGGGCGAAGGGATTCAAGGAGGCGACGGGACTCCCGACGATCGCACCGAACTTCGTGACGCCCCATGCGGCGCTCAAGGCGATCACGGAGGATTCGGTGGATATCATATCGCTCGGGCGGCAGTCGATCGCCGATCCCTTCTGGCCGGTTAAAGTGAAAGAAAACAGGGTCAAGGACATCGTCAAATGCACGCGGTGCCAGCAGTGCTACGCGCACTTCATTTTCAACAAGTGGCTCCACTGCGCGGTGAATCCCACGGCGGGCAGGGAGCGGTTTTTCCCTGATCTGTGGATGAAGGGTTCAAAGCTCGAGTCGAGAATTGCCAAGTTCAAGGAGAAGGCGGAGGATCTTCCGCAGATTTAA
- a CDS encoding amidohydrolase has protein sequence MTDNYFKIDPECHLIGDIGPVNHFPGVQMWWRAIDNIKRPLLTGTTPSLLGKAAAGMEEWEMQRSAAPETILKAMDKYGVDIACLLPESMMDTTGYTSRWCTNGDMAKIVESNPDRFMYQPNISPIKQRGVKNAIWELEYWVKEKGAKIFKYYSPEDTYMNDPELWPFYEKAQELGIVLDLHTGMVWVPPGKSKYCHPDQLDDVARDFPDLKINAFHMGYPYADVLNMVALGHPNVYICMSLLVPWALTAPRKFARLLGEAMRFVGSDKITWGTDFAGFGVQMMAAVKGLREFQISEDMQEEYGYQPITDEDRAKMFGGNLGRLMGIDTTKRRIK, from the coding sequence ATGACAGACAATTATTTCAAGATAGACCCGGAATGTCACCTTATCGGCGACATAGGACCGGTTAATCATTTTCCCGGCGTGCAGATGTGGTGGCGGGCCATTGACAACATAAAACGCCCGTTGTTGACCGGCACGACTCCTTCATTACTCGGGAAGGCTGCCGCCGGTATGGAAGAATGGGAAATGCAGAGGAGCGCTGCGCCGGAGACTATTCTCAAGGCCATGGACAAGTACGGCGTCGACATCGCCTGCCTGCTCCCGGAATCAATGATGGACACCACCGGGTACACAAGCCGGTGGTGCACCAACGGCGACATGGCGAAGATAGTTGAATCGAATCCGGATCGGTTCATGTATCAGCCCAATATTTCTCCGATCAAGCAGCGGGGAGTTAAAAATGCGATCTGGGAGCTGGAGTACTGGGTGAAAGAAAAGGGCGCGAAAATCTTCAAGTACTATTCGCCCGAGGACACTTATATGAACGACCCGGAGCTGTGGCCTTTTTACGAGAAGGCGCAGGAGCTTGGCATCGTTCTCGACTTACACACCGGCATGGTATGGGTGCCGCCGGGGAAAAGCAAGTACTGCCATCCGGATCAACTCGACGACGTGGCACGGGATTTCCCCGATTTGAAGATCAACGCGTTTCATATGGGATATCCTTACGCAGACGTGCTCAATATGGTCGCGCTGGGTCACCCGAACGTGTATATCTGCATGAGCCTGCTGGTACCCTGGGCGCTCACCGCTCCCCGCAAATTCGCGCGTCTTCTTGGAGAGGCGATGCGTTTCGTGGGATCCGATAAAATAACGTGGGGTACCGACTTTGCCGGCTTCGGCGTCCAGATGATGGCTGCGGTAAAGGGCCTGCGTGAATTCCAGATTTCTGAGGACATGCAGGAAGAATATGGATATCAGCCGATCACGGATGAGGACAGGGCGAAGATGTTCGGCGGAAATCTTGGACGGCTCATGGGGATCGATACGACGAAGCGGCGGATCAAATGA
- a CDS encoding 3-oxoacid CoA-transferase, with protein sequence MADYNPMELMICVAARNLEDGATVVVGTGAPCAAAMLAQKTHSPNLTIMFEAGGVAPILPAMPISVGDSRTFHKAILASSMPDIMETCQRGMVDYTFLGGAQIDMYGNINSTMIGSDHAKPRVRFPGSGGANDLASLCWRTMMMTPQDNKRFTEKLDFITSPGYLTGGTSRYDAGLPVGTGPYRIITNMAIMGFDEESKRMKVLSINPGYARKDIQDNCGFELLWDDAITNTEPPSSQELRLLRDEVDPHRYIIGR encoded by the coding sequence ATGGCAGATTACAATCCAATGGAACTCATGATATGCGTCGCGGCACGGAACCTGGAGGACGGCGCGACTGTTGTTGTGGGCACCGGCGCTCCCTGCGCAGCGGCCATGCTGGCGCAGAAGACGCACTCGCCGAACCTCACCATAATGTTCGAGGCGGGCGGCGTGGCGCCGATATTACCCGCCATGCCGATATCCGTCGGCGATTCACGGACCTTCCACAAGGCGATCCTTGCCAGTTCCATGCCGGATATCATGGAAACCTGTCAGCGGGGCATGGTGGACTACACCTTCCTGGGCGGGGCGCAGATAGACATGTACGGAAATATCAACTCCACGATGATAGGAAGCGACCACGCGAAGCCCAGGGTGCGTTTCCCGGGATCGGGCGGGGCGAACGACCTGGCCTCCCTCTGCTGGCGCACCATGATGATGACGCCGCAGGACAACAAGCGCTTCACCGAAAAACTGGACTTCATCACTTCACCGGGATATCTCACCGGCGGCACGTCCCGCTACGACGCGGGCCTCCCCGTGGGGACGGGGCCGTACAGGATCATTACCAACATGGCCATCATGGGTTTCGATGAAGAGAGCAAGCGGATGAAGGTGCTTTCGATCAACCCAGGGTATGCAAGAAAAGACATCCAGGATAATTGCGGGTTTGAGCTTTTGTGGGATGACGCGATCACGAATACGGAGCCGCCAAGTTCCCAGGAACTTCGCCTGTTGCGTGATGAGGTCGATCCTCACCGGTACATAATCGGACGTTGA
- a CDS encoding enoyl-CoA hydratase/isomerase family protein, translating to MNMETYSTIRYEIKGAVCHIILNREDKRNAINREMAQELLHAFRRVRDESAVGVVVLAGAGKSFCTGGDLSVFPSLAEHQNSLNWLAHEGYDINKAIEQCEKLVVAKIRGYCLAGGLELALMCDLIYACESAKFGTTEINMGILPGWGGTVRIARSMPGFRTREVIYSGRKDYPAREMYEMGFLTRVFGDDSFEREFESVIASFAAKKPIALRMGKEVMAKSLECGSIDAALALERNAIQWLVYAPDIQAVMDGFRKKPEDLVKAQKDANVATDVKAPQTPQAPQAPQRGV from the coding sequence ATGAATATGGAAACCTATAGCACGATCCGTTATGAGATTAAGGGCGCGGTCTGCCATATCATCCTGAACCGGGAAGACAAGAGGAATGCCATCAACCGCGAGATGGCGCAGGAGCTCCTGCACGCGTTTCGTCGCGTGAGGGACGAGAGCGCGGTCGGTGTCGTGGTTCTCGCCGGAGCGGGGAAGTCCTTCTGCACGGGAGGAGACCTCTCGGTCTTCCCCTCGCTCGCGGAGCACCAGAACTCGCTCAACTGGCTCGCCCATGAAGGGTACGATATCAACAAGGCGATCGAGCAGTGCGAGAAGCTGGTGGTCGCGAAGATCAGGGGCTACTGCCTGGCGGGGGGACTTGAGCTCGCGCTCATGTGCGATCTCATCTACGCCTGCGAGTCGGCGAAATTCGGTACCACGGAAATCAACATGGGCATCCTCCCCGGCTGGGGCGGCACCGTGCGGATCGCCCGTTCCATGCCGGGGTTCCGCACGCGTGAGGTCATCTATAGCGGCCGCAAAGACTATCCGGCCCGTGAAATGTACGAGATGGGGTTCCTCACCCGCGTGTTCGGCGACGATTCGTTCGAACGGGAGTTCGAATCGGTTATCGCAAGCTTTGCCGCGAAGAAACCGATAGCCTTGCGCATGGGGAAGGAGGTCATGGCGAAATCACTGGAATGCGGCAGTATCGACGCCGCCCTCGCCCTTGAGCGAAACGCGATCCAGTGGCTCGTCTACGCGCCGGACATCCAGGCGGTCATGGATGGCTTCAGGAAAAAGCCCGAGGACCTGGTTAAAGCGCAAAAGGACGCGAATGTCGCGACAGATGTAAAGGCCCCCCAAACCCCCCAGGCCCCCCAAGCCCCCCAGAGGGGGGTTTAG
- a CDS encoding uroporphyrinogen-III decarboxylase: MTPYEEKLKRIRSAIALEPVDKVPFVTCGTAINAKIEGVKLSNYITDMELNCSTNINAQEKIGGVDAVQQMVFDPRLLPILWFTRVKVPGIDLSDDELWQMDEKELVKQEDYDFIIKKGFGRWLFAFITKRLGNPSRLVLPYLRSIRKARARFIEAGYPCIAGPVFSSPFEMFCGGRSLETFFAEDLMEIPDKLERVFRIAHRFNKIFYRLQLKILHPFGAWIGGWRGTPGLINRQMFERFSWSYMRDLAEFLIEKNVVPIFHLDSNWEAGLHYFRELPRGKCIMALDGSTNILKAKAIVGDTMCIMGDVPAGMLAFGTPEQVYEYCTRLIREIGPKGFILSSGCDIPFNAKLENIRMMGKACRDAAG; this comes from the coding sequence ATGACCCCGTATGAAGAAAAGCTGAAGCGTATAAGGTCCGCGATAGCCCTGGAACCGGTGGATAAGGTTCCGTTCGTTACCTGCGGCACCGCGATCAATGCGAAAATTGAAGGAGTAAAGCTTTCCAATTATATCACGGACATGGAGTTGAACTGTTCCACAAATATTAATGCCCAGGAAAAGATCGGCGGCGTCGACGCGGTTCAGCAGATGGTTTTCGATCCGAGGCTGCTGCCCATCCTGTGGTTTACCAGGGTTAAAGTGCCGGGTATCGATCTTTCGGATGACGAGTTGTGGCAAATGGACGAGAAGGAGCTTGTGAAACAGGAGGATTACGATTTCATCATTAAAAAAGGCTTCGGCCGCTGGTTGTTCGCGTTCATTACGAAAAGACTCGGGAATCCGTCGCGCCTGGTGCTTCCGTATTTAAGATCCATACGTAAGGCGCGCGCCCGGTTCATTGAAGCCGGGTATCCCTGCATCGCCGGTCCGGTTTTTTCAAGCCCGTTCGAGATGTTCTGCGGCGGCCGCTCCTTGGAGACGTTCTTTGCCGAGGACCTGATGGAAATACCGGACAAATTGGAAAGGGTTTTTCGGATTGCCCATAGATTTAATAAAATATTCTATCGCCTTCAATTGAAAATTCTCCATCCCTTTGGCGCATGGATCGGGGGTTGGCGGGGGACCCCGGGGTTGATAAACAGGCAGATGTTCGAGCGCTTTTCGTGGAGCTATATGAGGGACCTCGCGGAATTTCTCATCGAGAAGAACGTGGTACCGATCTTCCATCTGGATTCGAACTGGGAGGCAGGGCTGCACTATTTCCGGGAACTGCCGAGGGGGAAATGCATCATGGCCCTGGACGGCAGTACCAACATTTTAAAGGCGAAAGCGATCGTGGGGGACACGATGTGCATCATGGGGGACGTCCCGGCCGGGATGCTGGCATTCGGCACGCCGGAGCAGGTATACGAATATTGCACACGACTGATCAGAGAGATAGGGCCGAAGGGTTTCATACTTTCCTCCGGATGCGATATTCCATTCAATGCTAAGCTGGAAAACATCAGGATGATGGGGAAAGCCTGCCGGGATGCCGCCGGTTGA
- a CDS encoding amidohydrolase, with protein MNTGLCRVDVHHHFIPGEYLTELKRAGITESLGRSFPEWSVEKSLAVMDANGIQTAITSISSPGVYFGDSKFAKKLARLSNEASAKMISNHPLRFGAFASLPLPDIAFSLEEISHALDILHLDGIAVLSNHEGAYIGDNHYTEVYAELNKRNAVVYVHPTEPLSGNPLGKEIPSFLMEVAFETARVIFNLLYKGVLEKYPNIRWIFAHAGGALPYLTWRISLGQFVLPDAGEAVPRGVHYYLKRLYYDTGLSANPYVFRTLRELVEPEQILFGTDYPFAPEILTAETVKGLHSYDGFSERDLKHIEYENAHNLFPRLKQPCK; from the coding sequence ATGAATACCGGACTCTGTCGCGTTGATGTGCACCATCATTTCATTCCCGGCGAATATCTCACGGAACTGAAAAGAGCCGGAATAACGGAGTCTTTGGGCAGATCGTTTCCTGAATGGTCGGTTGAAAAATCTCTCGCGGTTATGGATGCGAATGGAATACAAACGGCCATCACTTCCATCTCCAGCCCGGGTGTGTACTTTGGCGATTCGAAGTTCGCTAAAAAGCTGGCGCGCTTGTCAAATGAAGCGTCGGCAAAAATGATTTCCAACCATCCCCTGCGCTTCGGTGCATTCGCTTCCCTTCCCCTACCGGATATCGCGTTCTCGCTGGAAGAGATATCGCATGCATTGGATATACTCCATCTTGACGGGATAGCGGTTCTGTCCAATCATGAAGGAGCCTATATTGGAGATAATCATTACACTGAAGTGTACGCTGAGCTCAATAAAAGAAATGCCGTCGTGTATGTTCATCCCACCGAGCCCTTATCCGGAAATCCGCTTGGGAAAGAAATCCCCTCTTTTCTTATGGAGGTTGCCTTCGAAACGGCACGCGTTATTTTCAATCTTCTCTACAAAGGCGTGCTCGAAAAGTATCCCAATATTCGCTGGATATTCGCACATGCCGGCGGTGCATTGCCCTATCTTACATGGCGTATTTCCCTTGGGCAATTCGTATTACCTGATGCCGGAGAAGCTGTACCTCGTGGTGTCCACTATTATCTGAAACGGCTTTATTACGATACCGGGCTGTCGGCAAATCCGTATGTATTCAGGACCTTGCGAGAGCTGGTCGAACCGGAACAGATTCTTTTCGGAACGGATTATCCATTCGCACCGGAGATTTTAACCGCCGAGACGGTAAAAGGGCTTCACTCGTATGATGGGTTTTCAGAAAGGGATTTGAAGCACATTGAATATGAAAATGCTCATAATCTTTTTCCAAGACTAAAACAGCCATGTAAATGA